From a region of the Cyclopterus lumpus isolate fCycLum1 chromosome 5, fCycLum1.pri, whole genome shotgun sequence genome:
- the LOC117730362 gene encoding anionic trypsin-1 codes for MNLAPSYPLSLLLLLAAPLPGVSGTRIIGGAEVPPLSIKYQASILFMNYHFCGGTLIHRQWVVSAAHCWRPSHLIQVVLGEHDISKEEGTEQRFNVVLVLQHYQYQHWTFDNDIMLLKLDRPADINASVEPASLPDPDSPPLADFAPCTVSGWGVTWLYSYQLSPVLKSVEVDLFNDCWYYYYFRVTDNMLCAGSLSGGKDSCQGDSGGPLMCNGRFVGIVSWGIGCAYAYYPGVYTKVRNYLGWIHWVTQNR; via the exons ATGAACCTAGCTCCTTCCTACcccctctcactgctcctgctgctggctGCCCCCCTACCAG GCGTGTCCGGGACCAGAATCATCGGGGGTGCAGAGGTGCCCCCCCTCTCCATCAAGTACCAGGCCTCCATCCTGTTCATGAACTACCACTTCTGTGGAGGCACCCTCATCCACAGGCAGTGGGTGGTGTCTGCCGCCCACTGCTGGAGACC GAGTCACCTGATCCAGGTGGTCCTGGGTGAGCATGACATCAGCAAGGAGGAGGGCACTGAGCAGAGGTTCAACGTGGTCTTGGTCCTCCAGCACTACCAGTACCAACACTGGACGTTTGACAATGACATCATGCTGCTGAAG TTGGACCGCCCGGCTGACATCAACGCCTCGGTGGAGCCGGCCTCTCTGCCGGACCCGGACTCCCCGCCCCTGGCGGACTTTGCCCCGTGCACGGTCAGCGGCTGGGGGGTCACCTGGCTGTACAGCTACCAGCTGTCCCCCGTCCTGAAGTCCGTGGAGGTGGACCTGTTCAACGACTgctggtactactactacttcagGGTCACGGACAACATGCTGTGTGCCGGATCGCTCTCTGGGGGGAAGGACTCCTGTCAG GGGGACTCGGGGGGGCCTCTCATGTGCAACGGCAGGTTTGTGGGCATCGTGTCGTGGGGCATCGGCTGTGCCTACGCTTACTACCCCGGGGTCTACACCAAGGTCAGGAACTACCTCGGGTGGATCCACTGGGTGACCCAGAACCGctga
- the si:dkey-33m11.6 gene encoding calcium/calmodulin-dependent protein kinase II inhibitor 2, translated as MSEVLPFNEENMSHYGNEGDEGHLSFTCRLQDTNNFFNGSQNKRPPKLGQIGRSKRVVIEDENGDAEALKGGSEKTPAEA; from the exons ATGTCGGAAGTGCTGCCTTTCAACGAAGAAAACATGAGTCATTATGGAAATGAGGGCGACGAGGGACACCTGTCCTTCACCTGTCGCCTCCAAGACACCAACAACTTCTTCAACGGGTCACAGAACAAACGTCCGCCGAAACTCGGACAAATAGGCCGGAGCAAACGGG TTGTGATTGAGGATGAGAACGGCGACGCCGAAGCACTGAAAGGTGGATCAGAGAAGACCCCGGCGGAGGCTTAG
- the LOC117731215 gene encoding ATP-dependent RNA helicase DDX19A-like translates to MATDSWAQAVDEQEAAEESLGSLQIKDKLEENGTAAAAPESSSAAATPEVQEAENKGTEDDETDKDDKAAQSLLNKLIRNNLVNNPNQVEVLQKDPNSPLYSVKSFEELRLKPQLLQGVYGMGFNRPSKIQETALPMMLAEPPQNLIAQSQSGTGKTAAFVLAMLSHVDPNKTYPQCLCVSPTYELALQTGKVIEQMGKHYPEVSLVYAIRGNKLQRGMKLQEQIVIGTPGTMLDWCGKFKFIDPKKIMVFVLDEADVMIATQGHQDQSIRIQRMLPKNCQMLLFSATFEETVWSFAQRIVPDPNIIKLKREEETLDTIKQYYVLCNSREEKFHSLCNIYGAITIAQAMIFCHTRKTAGWLAGELSREDHQVALLSGEMQVEQRAAVIDRFREGKEKVLVTTNVCARGIDVEQVSVVINFDLPVDKDGNPDNETYLHRIGRTGRFGKRGLAINMVDSKMSMNILNRIQEHFSKKIEKLDTDDLDEIEKISG, encoded by the exons ATGGCCACGGACTCCTGGGCACAAGCGGTGGACGAGCAAGAAGCGGCGGAGGAATCG CTCGGTAGCCTCCAAATAAAGGATAAACTAGAGGAAAATG GCACGGCTGCAGCTGCACCAGAGTCCAGCAGTGCCGCTGCAACGCCCGAAGTGCAGGAGGCAGAAAACAAGGGAACAGAGGACGATGAAACGGACAAAG ATGACAAAGCGGCGCAGTCGTTATTGAACAAGCTGATCCGGAATAATCTCGTCAATAACCCGAATCAAGTGGAAGTTCTTCAGAAGGATCCCAACTCGCCTCTCTACTCTGTCAAGTCCTTTGAGGAGTTACGACT caaacCACAGCTGCTACAGGGTGTGTACGGCATGGGCTTCAACAGACCATCCAAGATCCAGGAGACTGCCTTACCGATGATGCTGGCCGAACC TCCACAGAATCTGATCGCTCAGTCGCAGTCGGGAACTGGGAAAACAGCTGCCTTCGTCCTGGCTATGCTCAGCCATGTAGATCCCAACAAAACGTATCCGCAG tgcctgtgtgtgtcgCCCACCTATGAACTGGCCCTTCAGACTGGAAAGGTCATCGAGCAGATGGGCAAACACTATCCTGAGGTCAGCCTCGTCTATGCCATCAGAGGAAATAAAT TGCAGCGGGGCATGAAGCTGCAGGAACAGATAGTTATTGGTACACCTGGTACCATGCTGGACTGGTGCGGGAAATTCAAGTTCATAGACCCCAAGAAGATCATGGTGTTTGTGCTTGATGAGGCCGACGTCATGATTGCCACACAGGGTCACCAGGACCAGAGCATCCGCATCCAGAG GATGCTGCCTAAAAACTGCCAGATGTTGCTGTTCTCGGCCACGTTTGAAGAGACGGTGTGGAGCTTCGCCCAGCGCATTGTGCCCGACCCCAACATCATCAAgttgaagagggaggaggagacgctggaCACCATCAAACAGTACTATGTGTTGTGCAACAGCAGGGAGGAGAAGTTCCACTCCCTCTGTAACATCTACGGAGCCATCACCATCGCCCAGGCCATGATCTTCTGCCAT ACGAGGAAGACGGCAGGCTGGCTGGCCGGGGAGCTGTCCAGAGAggaccaccaggtggcgctgCTCAGTGGAGAGATGCAGGTGGAGCAGAGGGCCGCCGTCATCGACCGCTTCAGAGAAGGCAAGGAGAAGGTCCTGGTCACCACGAACGTTTGTGCCCGAG GCATTGATGTCGAGCAGGTTTCTGTGGTGATCAACTTTGACCTGCCAGTCGACAAAGATGGTAACCCTGACAACGAGACGTACCTGCACAGGATCGGTCGCACAGGTCGATTCGGCAAAAGGGGGCTGGCCATCAACATGGTGGACAGCAAGATGAGCATGAACATCCTCAACAGGATCCAGGAGCATTTCA GTAAGAAAATTGAGAAACTAGACACAGATGATCTGGATGAAATTGAGAAGATCTCCGGCTAG